A genomic stretch from Penaeus vannamei isolate JL-2024 chromosome 6, ASM4276789v1, whole genome shotgun sequence includes:
- the LOC113822495 gene encoding uncharacterized protein gives MEFLQERHLICRKFLKLPQVFSRRMKRMPDDSVNLLIVVGHLNFTVCQTNLLDCDEKHQVWYMISFLRCSGWCTSIILEIPIMHIHMR, from the exons ATGGAATTCCTCCAGGAGAGGCACTTGATATGCAGAAAATTCTTGAAATTACCTCAGGTATTCTccagaagaatgaagaggatgcCAGATGATAGTGTCAATTTACT AATAGTAGTTGGACACTTGAACTTCACTGTCTGCCAGACTAATTTATTGGACTGCGACGAGAAGCATCAGGTGTGGTATATGATCAGTTTTTTACGCTGCAGTGGTTGGTGCACCTCCATCATTCTGGAAATTCCTATAATGCACATTCACATGAG